A portion of the Francisella uliginis genome contains these proteins:
- a CDS encoding MFS transporter codes for MKEYKRLLFSTLGAAFEYYDLAIYSVFAVTIGSKFFDESSSISNTLLVFLVYIVGYIVRPFGAWIFGHIADKKGRAFILRLNMFLLFFSTITLAFLPTIASIGVLATILFVSLRCIQALAMGAEIPVSVVYIVENYPKRQGFVTSMVFCCLSLGIMMTSLVLFLLNHFASQAFIQDYGWRIGYFIGACFTFILFFLRKSIVDLPQVKEAIANEQGKASSRGIFITKIIIGIALVAAIAMLFTQLYLFLPSFHQMYIVSKFDLSDMLLTGSIIMAISCLVGGFISDYVSKTKMLAFLIIISMVVTPVFYKNMIEGKDFFACFIILSIVMGFFASTYNVIITNFFRLEYRCRGYGISYNLGYLIFSAGAPALTISLISATNSLLVPIYMIIVAGAVSLLGIGGASYFMRKA; via the coding sequence ATGAAAGAATATAAACGACTTCTGTTCTCAACTTTGGGAGCAGCTTTTGAATATTATGATTTAGCAATATACTCAGTTTTTGCTGTGACGATAGGTAGTAAGTTTTTTGATGAAAGTAGCTCTATTAGTAATACATTATTAGTTTTTCTTGTTTATATAGTTGGCTATATCGTTAGACCTTTTGGAGCCTGGATATTTGGCCATATCGCTGATAAAAAAGGAAGGGCATTTATATTACGTTTAAATATGTTTTTATTGTTTTTTTCAACAATAACTTTAGCGTTTCTGCCAACAATAGCTAGTATAGGAGTGTTAGCAACTATATTATTTGTATCTCTTCGTTGTATCCAAGCCTTAGCAATGGGGGCAGAAATACCAGTATCTGTTGTTTATATAGTTGAAAACTATCCAAAAAGACAAGGTTTTGTAACAAGTATGGTATTTTGTTGTCTCAGCTTGGGAATTATGATGACATCATTAGTTTTATTTCTGTTAAATCATTTTGCTAGTCAAGCTTTTATCCAAGATTATGGTTGGAGAATCGGCTACTTTATAGGAGCATGCTTTACTTTTATTTTATTTTTCTTAAGAAAAAGTATTGTAGATTTACCTCAAGTTAAAGAAGCTATAGCCAATGAGCAGGGTAAAGCCTCTTCAAGAGGAATATTTATTACAAAGATAATAATTGGGATAGCTCTTGTTGCAGCTATAGCTATGCTTTTTACACAGTTATATTTATTTTTACCATCATTTCATCAGATGTATATAGTTTCTAAATTTGATTTATCTGATATGTTGTTAACTGGATCTATAATAATGGCGATAAGCTGTCTAGTTGGAGGTTTCATTAGTGATTATGTATCTAAAACTAAAATGTTGGCTTTTTTGATTATAATCTCAATGGTTGTAACGCCTGTTTTTTATAAAAATATGATTGAAGGAAAAGACTTCTTTGCTTGCTTTATAATATTATCTATAGTTATGGGATTCTTTGCTTCAACATATAATGTCATAATAACTAACTTCTTTAGATTAGAGTATAGATGTAGAGGTTATGGAATATCTTATAATTTAGGATATCTGATATTTTCAGCTGGAGCACCTGCATTAACAATATCACTAATTTCAGCCACTAATAGCTTATTGGTTCCTATATATATGATAATTGTTGCAGGAGCAGTTTCTTTACTAGGTATTGGTGGAGCTAGTTACTTTATGAGAAAGGCTTAA
- the dgt gene encoding dGTP triphosphohydrolase, with translation MPINLYHENDYLRQNNDIAKKENFSPFRRDYARVVHSSSFRRLQAKTQIFPSFENDFFRNRLTHSLEVAQIAKSIAVKLNAEHDLNLDYDLIETAALCHDIGHPPFGHNGEVALNKKMHNFGGFESNAQTLRLISHTAKKDVDQKQSFGLNLTYRTLAATIKYDNLIPSDLEHLTKGYYNEESRLVEDIKQKLLEPYDLESTKGNFKTIECYIMDVADDIAYSTYDVEDALKGGFIDPLSMASIDDGLLKKIFNAMPSDLKISKDEIKNILMNIFSDYIDFNSDCRDIYKISKNIANNSLLRTKLTSKLVNSCIQNIEIDINQKAPIISKVYLNDEIRKQVEVLKKYILFKIIKSPKLNVLRYRGREIISEIFDILINSDTNESLLPDDIGAIFYNTHNAQAKARIICDYISSMTDRYIIELYNQFKSDPSSMIFKPFS, from the coding sequence ATGCCTATAAATCTTTATCATGAAAATGATTATCTAAGACAAAATAACGATATTGCTAAAAAAGAAAACTTCTCGCCTTTTCGTAGAGATTATGCGCGTGTTGTACACTCTTCATCATTTAGAAGACTACAAGCGAAGACTCAAATATTTCCAAGTTTTGAAAATGACTTTTTTAGAAATCGACTTACTCATTCTTTAGAAGTAGCCCAAATAGCCAAATCTATAGCAGTTAAACTAAATGCTGAACATGATCTTAACCTTGATTACGACCTTATCGAAACGGCTGCTCTTTGTCATGATATTGGTCACCCTCCTTTTGGACATAATGGTGAGGTTGCCTTAAATAAAAAAATGCACAATTTTGGTGGCTTTGAAAGTAATGCTCAGACACTTCGCTTAATTTCTCATACTGCAAAAAAAGATGTTGATCAAAAACAAAGCTTTGGTCTTAACCTAACTTATAGAACTCTTGCAGCAACTATAAAGTATGATAATTTAATACCAAGTGATCTTGAACATCTAACAAAAGGATATTATAACGAAGAGTCTAGACTTGTTGAAGATATCAAACAAAAACTACTAGAGCCATACGATTTAGAGTCTACAAAAGGTAATTTCAAAACTATTGAATGCTACATTATGGATGTAGCTGATGATATTGCTTATTCTACTTATGATGTCGAAGATGCTCTTAAGGGAGGATTTATAGATCCGCTATCTATGGCTAGTATTGATGATGGACTTCTTAAGAAGATTTTTAATGCTATGCCATCAGATCTAAAAATATCTAAAGATGAAATCAAAAATATCTTAATGAATATTTTCTCCGATTATATAGATTTCAACTCTGATTGTAGAGATATCTATAAAATTTCTAAAAACATTGCGAACAATAGTCTTTTGCGTACAAAATTAACATCAAAGCTGGTTAATAGCTGTATTCAAAATATTGAAATTGATATTAATCAAAAAGCTCCTATTATCTCTAAAGTTTATCTAAATGATGAAATTAGAAAACAGGTTGAAGTCCTAAAAAAATATATTTTATTTAAAATTATAAAATCGCCAAAACTCAATGTTCTAAGATACAGAGGTAGAGAAATTATTTCTGAAATTTTTGATATTTTGATTAACTCTGATACAAATGAGAGTCTTCTACCAGATGATATTGGTGCTATATTTTATAATACTCATAATGCTCAAGCCAAAGCTAGAATTATCTGTGACTATATTTCATCAATGACTGATAGATATATAATTGAACTTTATAACCAATTTAAATCAGATCCTTCTTCTATGATATTTAAGCCTTTCTCATAA